CAGGCTCGGCCTGCCGCTGGGGCGCGGCGGCTCACTGTCGGGTGGCGAGTTGTCGTCGTCCATGTCGATTTCTTCGACATCCCGCTCCTCCAGGGCCGGCTCCAGGTCAAAGACCATGCCCTGGCCATTCTCACGAGCGTAAATGCCCAGGATCGCACCGACCGGCACGTACAAGGTGTGCGGCACGCCACCGAAGCGGCCCTCGAAGCTCACTGCTTCGTTATCCATGTGCAGCTGGCGCACCGCACTCGGCGATACGTTGAGGACGATCTGCCCGTCATTGGCGAAACCCTGGGGCACCTGCACCGAGGGATACTCGGCATTGACCAGGATATGAGGGGTGCAATCGTTATCTACAATCCACTCGTAAAGAGCACGAATCAGATAAGGGCGACTGGAGTTCATCAACGGCTCCTTAGGCCTTAGCGCATTTCACGCTCGGCAGCAGACAGGCTTGCCTGGAATGCCTCACGCGCGAACTGGCGTTCCATGTAGTCGAGCAACGGCTTGGCTTGCCGTGGCAATTCGATACCCAAAACCGGCAAACGCCAGAGTATGGGCAGTAGACAGCAATCGACGAGACTTAGCTCATCACTGAGAAAAAACGGCTTGTCAGCGAACAGTGGCGATACCCCTGTCAGACTCTCGCGCAGCTCCTTGCGCGCCTGGACCCGATCACTCTCCTTGCAGCGCGGATCCAGGATCTTGTCCACCAGACCGCACCAGTCCCGCTGTATGCGATGTGCCAGCAGCCGGGTATTGGCCCTGGCCACCGGATAAACCGGCATCAGTGGTGGATGCGGGTAGCGCTCCTCCAGGTACTCCATCACCACGGTCGGCTCGTACAACGCCAGATCCCGATCAACCAGAGTCGGCAGGCTTCCATAGGGATTCACCTCGACCAGCTGCGGCGGCAGGCGATCAGCCACGACATCGATGATCTCGGCGATGACGCCCTTCTCGGCGAGCACGATGCGCACGCGGTGGGAATAGTGGTCGGCGGGGTCGGAATAACAGGCCAACCGATTGGTCACGCCCATGGTGATCCTCCTCGCTTGTAGATATGAGTGTAACGACGGCGCAAATACGCCCTGACATGCCTGCGTGGATGCACGCTGGCAGCAGGGCGTCGATACGCGAACAGGATAGCTTATTCACCTGAGGCAAATTTGCAATCTTGCTCCGCTACTATACTCGCAACGCGGGTCTTTTTCCTGAAAGCGCTACCGCCTGGTGCTCTGCTGAAACGAATATGCGCCCTATTATCCGCGCCTGTCCCCGGAAAGCTGGCCAAGCGATCAGTGCACGTCCTTCCAGTATTCGCGCTTGAGCAGCCAGGCGAACACAAAGAAGAATGCCAGGTACAGCAGCACCCAGGTGCCAATACGCTGGAGTTCCAGCTTCATCGGGTTGGCCGAGTAGGCCAGGAAGGTCACCAGGTTACGGATCTTCTCATCGAACTGCTCCTGGCTCAGGCTGCCGGTGTTGGGCAACACGGTCAACTGGTCACAGGCTTCATGGGTCAGGACCGCACCCGTGAGCGGGTCGTACTGTTTCTTGCCGCTTTCGACCACCGGTACCTGCTTGCAGCCGATCACCTGGCGCCCCTGCAGGCCGACCAGCACATTGGGCATGCCGACATTGGGGAAGACACGGTTGTTCACCCCCAACGGCCGGGACGGGTCTTCGTAGAACGAGCGCAGGTAGTGATACAACCAATCGGTCCCACGCACCCGCGCCACCAGGGTCAGATCCGGAGGTTCGGCACCGAACCAGGCCTTGGCATCGGCCGGTCGCATGCTGCTGGTCATGTGATCACCGATCTTCGCCCCGGTGAACACCAGCTTCTCGAGCATCAGCTCATGAGGAATGCCCAGGTCATCGGCCACCCGCTCGTAACGCTGGTACTTGGCCCCGTGACACCCCATGCAATAGTTGACGAAGGTTCGCGCACCATCCTGCATCGCCGCCTTGTCGGAGACGTCGATCTTCACCGGCTCCAGCTCGGCAACCTGTTCGGCCGCCGTGCAGAGCACCGGCAGCCAGGCCAGCATCAATACCGCCAATAGCTTGTTCATCAGCCTGTTACCCTCTCTGGCACCGGTTTGGTTTTCTCGAGCCGGGTATAGAACGGCATCAGAATGAAATACGCGAAGTACAGGAAGGTGCAGACCTGCGACAACAAGGTCCGTCCCGGCGTGGGCGGCTGTACACCCAGCACGCCGAGCGTCACGAAGGCCAGGCAGAACACCGCCAGCCACAAACGACTGAGCCAGCCCTTGTAGCGCATCGAGCGCACCGGGCTGCGGTCCAGCCAGGGCAGCACGAACAGCACGGCGATCGCAGCCCCCATGGCCATTACCCCCATAAGCTTGTCAGGGATGGCGCGCAAGATGGCGTAGAACGGCGTGAAGTACCACACCGGCGCGATGTGTTCGGGTGTCTTGAACGGATTGGCGGCCTCGAAGTTAGGCTTTTCCAGGAAATAGCCGCCCATTTCCGGGAAGAAGAACACGATGGTGCAGAACACGAAGAGAAACACCGCCACGCCGACGATGTCCTTTACCGTGTAGTAAGGGTGGAATGGAATGCCATCCAGCGGCTTGCCGTTCTCGTCCTTGAGCTTCTTGATATCGATACCGTCCGGGTTGTTCGACCCCACCTCATGCAAGGCCAGGATGTGCAGCACCACCAGGCCGAGAATGACGATGGGCAGCGCGATGACATGCAGGGCGAAGAAGCGGTTCAAGGTAATGCCGGAGATCAGATAGTCGCCGCGTATCCACTCGGTCAGCGCATCACCGATGAAGGGAATCGCGCCGAACAACGAGATGATCACCTGGGCCCCCCAATAGGACATCTGCCCCCACGGCAGCAGGTAGCCCATGAAGGCCTCGGCCATCAGCGCCAGGTAGATGAACATGCCAAATATCCACACCAGCTCACGCGGCTTCTGGTACGAGCCATACAACAGCCCCCGGAACATGTGCAGGTACACCACGATGAAGAACGCCGAGGCACCGGTGGAGTGCAGCAGACGCAAGATGGCGCCGTATTCCACATCACGCATGATCGTCTCGACAGAGGCGAAAGCCTCTTCCGCCGTCGGCGTGTAGTTCATGGTCAACCAAACGCCGGTCGCCAGCTGATTGACCAGAACCAGCAGCGCCAACGAGCCGAAGAAATAGAAGAAGTTGAAGTTCTTCGGTGCGTAGTACTTGCTCAGATGCTCTTCCCACATCCTGGTGGCAGGAAAACGCGCATCGATCCAATCCATGAACTTGCTCATCACGCCCCCTCCTGATCGACGCCAATGACAATGACCGTGTCCGACTCATAGCTGTGCGGCGGTACCGGCAGGTTCAATGGCGCAGGTTGTGATTTGTAGACGCGGCCGGCCAGGTCGTAGCGCGAGCCGTGGCATGGGCAGAAGTAGCCGCCGACCCACTCCGGCCCCAGGTCGGCAGGCGCCACCTCCGGACGGAAGGTCGGCGAGCAGCCCAGGTGGGTGCACAGACCGACCAGCAGCAGGATCTCTGGCTTGATCGAACGCAGGGCATGGTCGACATAGCCCGGCTGCACGGACTGTTTCGATTCAGGATCCGCCAACTGGCCGCCTATCCTGCCCAAACCCTCAAGGATCTGGCTCGTTCGGCGCAGGATGAACACCGGCTGCCCGCGCCACTCGGCAACCATCTGCTGGCCCGGCTCGATCTTGCCGATGTTGACCTTGACCGGCGCGCCCGCGGCCTTGGCCTTGGCGCTGGGAAACCACGATCCTACAAACGGGACCGCAGCCCCTACCGCCCCCGCCGCGCCCACCACCGAGGTAGCCGCTACCAGGAAGCGACGCCGGCCCGCATTGACGCCGTCATTGCTCATTCCGCCCTCTCCCGTCCACGCAGGCCTGATCAATCAGGAACCTGCTCGATAACAATCTAGTCATTGCCAAGTGGCCGGGATGGTAAATAATGCCCCTTCTGTCAACAAGGTCTTAAGACCCTTCAAAAGGTAGGAATAGGTGTAAACATTGACTTGCAGCAGTGAGGCAGATTGCCTCACTGGATAAACACCGATGTATCAACAACGAACATTTCGCCCTGCCCCGAAAAAATCGTGGGCATAAAAAAACGCCCGACTTCCGGAGAAGCGGGCGTTCTTCTTGAAACGTAAGCGCGTATTAACGCTTGGAGTACTGCGGACGCTTACGCGCTTTACGCAGACCCACTTTCTTACGCTCAACTTCACGGGCGTCACGAGTGACGTAGCCGGCTTTACGCAGCGGGCTGCGCAGCGACTCGTCGTATTGCATCAGCGCGCGAGTGATGCCGTGGCGGATTGCGCCAGCCTGGCCACTTACGCCGCCACCGATAACGGTGACGTAGATGTCGAATTTCTCGGTGGTCTCGGTCAGTTCCAGAGGCTGGCGAACTACCATGCGGGCAGTTTCACGGCCAAAGAACACGTCCAGCGAACGGTTGTTGATCGAGATGTTACCAGTGCCCGGACGCAGGAAAACGCGAGCGGTTGCGGTCTTGCGACGGCCAGTGCCGTAATTTTGAGTCGCCGACATAATCAACTATTCCGTTAAAACTTCAGTTCTTGGGGCTGCTGAGCGGTATGAGGGTGCACAGCGCCCGCATAGACTTTCAGCTTACGGTACATGTCGCGACCCAGCGGGTTCTTAGGCAGCATGCCTTTTACCGCAGTCTCGATCACGCGCTCAGGAGCCTTGTCGATCAGCTTTTCGAAGTTGATCGACTTGATGCCGCCAGGGAAGCCGGAGTGAGAGTAGTAGATCTTGTCGGAGGACTTGGCACCGGTCACACGAATCTGCTCGGCATTGATCACGACGATGTAGTCGCCAGTGTCAACGTGCGGAGTGTATTCAGGCTTGTGCTTGCCACGCAGACGGCTCGCGATTTCGGTGGCCAGACGACCCAGGGTCTGGCCAGCAGCGTCGACGACGAACCAGTCGCGCTTAACTGTTTCCGGTTTAGCAGTAAAAGTTTTCATTCTTTATAGCCTCAGGGGCCGCCTTGAAAAATAGACGGCGGAGCTTACTGAATAGTGCAATCCCTGACAAGCCAGAGGCCCGCCAGTGGCAGCCGGAAACAGACGCTATCGGGGGCTCGGGTCAGCGCGTCCGTATACGGCGAAATCTTTAGCAGGCGGGGCATCACTCCCTCTGCCAAGAGGTGCGCAATTATACAGGCTGCAACGAGAAGCTCAACCTCAATTTCATCTCTGCCTTCACCTTTGGCCCGCCCCCGGCGACAGAGCGGTCGAGGCTGGACAGAGCGGAAAAAACATAAGACGATTCAGCCGCTGTTTGACCACTATTACCTATAAGAACAAAGACTATGCCGATCCCACCCTCCGCCGTTCTGCGGCGCGTGAGCATCCTGGCCATCGACCGGGTGTTCGCTTCGACCCTGATGCAAGCCAAGGATTTCTTCCACCTGGCCAGCCTGCGCTACAGCAAGCAACTCGGCCACGGCATCAAGCCCGCCTTCGAGATCCGCCTGGTCAGCCCTGACGGTCTTCCCGTGAACAGCTTCAGCGATGTCATGCTGCCGGTCGACGGCGGTCTGGAATCCAGCGACATCATCGTGCTGCCGGCCTTCTGGGATGACTTCGACGCACTCTGCGAACGCTACCCGCAGGTCCTGCCCTGGCTGCGCGACCAGCATGCCCAGGGTGCGGTGCTCTGCGCCGAGGCCAGCGGTGTGTTCTGGCTGGCCGCCAGCGGCCTGCTGGACGGCAAGGAAGCCACCACCTACTGGCGCTTCTTCAACGAGTTCAGCGAACGCTTCCCCAAGGTGCTGCTCAACCAGGACAAGCACATCATCGACGCCGACAACCTGTATTGCGCCGGTGGCAGTACCTCGGCCTGCGACCTGTACATCTACATGATCGAGCGCTTCTGCGGTGCCAACGTGGCCCAGGCCGTGGCCCGCGACATCCTCTACGAAGTGCGGCGCAACTATGCACCGGGGCGCATCGGCTTCGGCGGGCAGAAGCTGCACCAGGACATGAGCATCCTGCAGATCCAGCAATGGCTGGAAGAACACTTCGCCGACAAGTTCCGCTTCGAAGACGTGGCCCGCGAACATGGCATGAGCATCCGCAACTTCATGCGCCGCTTCCAGAGCGCCACCGGCGACAAGCCCCTGCACTACCTGCAGCGCCTGCGCATCGAGACCGCCAAGGGCCTGCTCTCGGCCACCAGCAAGAGCATCAAGACCATCAGCTATGAAGTGGGCTACGACGACGCCAGCTTCTTCGCCCGGCTGTTCCGCCAGCACACCGAGCTGTCGCCCAACCAGTACCGGCAGCAGTACCAGCAGGCCGCCTGAGTCGCTTGCAGGCACCGCGTAGGAGCGGCTTCAGGCGGTCAAAGATTTTCGCGGCTGAAGCCGCTCCTACAGCCGCTGCCTTCAGGGCTTGTGGGCGCGGGACAGGAATTCGTGGGACTGCATTTCCAGCAGGCGGCTGAGGGTGCGCTGGAACTCGAAGTTCAGGCGGCCACCCGAGTAGAGGTCCTTGAGTTCGACCTCGGCAGAAATGATCAGCTTGACGTTGCGATCGTAGAACTCATCGACCATGTTGATGAAGCGTCGAGCGATGTCGTCGGTGGTCACGCTCATCTGCTCCACGTCGCTGAGCAGCACGGCGTGGAAGATCTTGCCCAGCTCGATGTAGTCGTTCTGGCTACGCGGGCCGTCGCACAGGTCGCGGAAGTTGAACCAGGCCACGTCGTCGCAGGTGCGCACCGCACGGATCTCGCGGTTCTCGATGATCAGCACGTCGTTCTCGACGGTTTCCGCGCAGTCGGGCGTCAGGGCCTTGAAGCTGGCCTTCAGGCTTTGGTGCGCCGCTTCGTCCAGCGGGTAGTGGAACAGCTCGGCCTGCTCCAGATGGCGCAGGCGGTAGTCCACGCCGCTGTCGACGTTGACCACGTCGGTATGCTGTTTGATCAGGGCGATGGCCGGCAGGAAGCGCGCGCGTTGCAGGCCGTCCTTGTACAGGCCGTCTGGCACGATGTTCGAGGTGGCGACCAGCGATACACCATTCTTGAACAGCTCTTCCATCAGGGTGCCGAGGATCATGGCATCGGTGATGTCGGAGACGAAGAACTCGTCGAAGCAGATCACCCGGGCTTCCTCGGAGAAGCGCTTGGCGATCACCGTCAGGGGGTTCTTCTCACCCTTGAGGGTCTTCATTTCTTCGTGCACACGCTTCATGAAGCGGTGGAAGTGCGTACGCATCTTCTGCTTGAACGGCAGCGCGTCGAAGAAGGTGTCGACCAGGTAGGTCTTGCCCCGCCCTACGCCACCCCAGAAGTACAGGCCCTTGACGACCTCGGGCTCCTTCTTGCCGAACAGCTTGCCGAGCAGGCCAGGCTTGTTGTTCTGCGCGGCGATCAGGTCATCGTACAGACGCTGCAGGTGACGCACGGCGTTTTCCTGCGCGGCGTCGTGAAAGAAGTCCGGGCGTTTAAGGTCGGCTTGATATCGTTCCAGGGGCGTCATAGGTCATCAGCGGGCAATAAAAGCGGGCCGACACTGTAGCGACGGCCCTGGCGATTGGCAATCAGTCCTGTTGCGGGGCCAGTGCCGACTTGAGGTTTTCGATAGCCAGGTCACGCGCAGCGGTATCGGCGTACACCGGGCTTTCGCCCACGCAGACGCCATCGAGCCACAGGCTGAAGCGGTCGCTTTCGGGACGGATGTCCAGCTCGCCACCCTGCTGCAACTGCTTGCTTACCGCTCCGGCGGCCTTGCCGTCAGGGAAAGCATGGGACAACAGCAGTTGTTCACCGTCGGCGGCCAGCAGGCGGAAACGGAAGCTGCCATCGTCTTCGCGGAAGCTGACGAAACGTGCAGCCTTGGCGGCCTTCTTCTTGCCGGTGTCAGCCGCTTGCACCGCACTGCGGAACGAGCGCAGGCCAACGGCTTCGCGCAGCGATTCGAGGAACGGCGTCGCGATGCGACGAGCCTTCTGGGCGCCGGCCAGGAGGATGTCCTCCAGGTCAGCCGGGCGCGCGATCAGCCCCTGATAGATTTCCCGCGGGCCGCTCAGCTCGGCGTCCAGCAGGCTGAACAACCGCGCCTTGGCTTCGCCCCAGCCCAGGCCATCGAGCAGCTCGGCACGGAACGCCGCGCTCTGCGCGGGGGTGGAGAACGCCTGGTAAAGGGTGAACAGGTGCGAGTTGTCCGGGTCCTTGGCTTCGCCCGGCGCGCGCGAGTCGGTGACGATGCGCGAGATGGCGTCCTTGAGTTCCTTGGGGCTGCTGAACAGCGGAATGGTGTTGTCGTAGCTCTTGGACATCTTGCGCCCGTCCAGGCCCGGCAGGGTTGCCACGCT
The Pseudomonas sp. DTU_2021_1001937_2_SI_NGA_ILE_001 DNA segment above includes these coding regions:
- a CDS encoding ClpXP protease specificity-enhancing factor — translated: MNSSRPYLIRALYEWIVDNDCTPHILVNAEYPSVQVPQGFANDGQIVLNVSPSAVRQLHMDNEAVSFEGRFGGVPHTLYVPVGAILGIYARENGQGMVFDLEPALEERDVEEIDMDDDNSPPDSEPPRPSGRPSLKVVK
- a CDS encoding glutathione S-transferase N-terminal domain-containing protein, which codes for MGVTNRLACYSDPADHYSHRVRIVLAEKGVIAEIIDVVADRLPPQLVEVNPYGSLPTLVDRDLALYEPTVVMEYLEERYPHPPLMPVYPVARANTRLLAHRIQRDWCGLVDKILDPRCKESDRVQARKELRESLTGVSPLFADKPFFLSDELSLVDCCLLPILWRLPVLGIELPRQAKPLLDYMERQFAREAFQASLSAAEREMR
- a CDS encoding cytochrome c1 — encoded protein: MNKLLAVLMLAWLPVLCTAAEQVAELEPVKIDVSDKAAMQDGARTFVNYCMGCHGAKYQRYERVADDLGIPHELMLEKLVFTGAKIGDHMTSSMRPADAKAWFGAEPPDLTLVARVRGTDWLYHYLRSFYEDPSRPLGVNNRVFPNVGMPNVLVGLQGRQVIGCKQVPVVESGKKQYDPLTGAVLTHEACDQLTVLPNTGSLSQEQFDEKIRNLVTFLAYSANPMKLELQRIGTWVLLYLAFFFVFAWLLKREYWKDVH
- a CDS encoding cytochrome b, whose translation is MSKFMDWIDARFPATRMWEEHLSKYYAPKNFNFFYFFGSLALLVLVNQLATGVWLTMNYTPTAEEAFASVETIMRDVEYGAILRLLHSTGASAFFIVVYLHMFRGLLYGSYQKPRELVWIFGMFIYLALMAEAFMGYLLPWGQMSYWGAQVIISLFGAIPFIGDALTEWIRGDYLISGITLNRFFALHVIALPIVILGLVVLHILALHEVGSNNPDGIDIKKLKDENGKPLDGIPFHPYYTVKDIVGVAVFLFVFCTIVFFFPEMGGYFLEKPNFEAANPFKTPEHIAPVWYFTPFYAILRAIPDKLMGVMAMGAAIAVLFVLPWLDRSPVRSMRYKGWLSRLWLAVFCLAFVTLGVLGVQPPTPGRTLLSQVCTFLYFAYFILMPFYTRLEKTKPVPERVTG
- the petA gene encoding ubiquinol-cytochrome c reductase iron-sulfur subunit, with protein sequence MSNDGVNAGRRRFLVAATSVVGAAGAVGAAVPFVGSWFPSAKAKAAGAPVKVNIGKIEPGQQMVAEWRGQPVFILRRTSQILEGLGRIGGQLADPESKQSVQPGYVDHALRSIKPEILLLVGLCTHLGCSPTFRPEVAPADLGPEWVGGYFCPCHGSRYDLAGRVYKSQPAPLNLPVPPHSYESDTVIVIGVDQEGA
- the rpsI gene encoding 30S ribosomal protein S9; protein product: MSATQNYGTGRRKTATARVFLRPGTGNISINNRSLDVFFGRETARMVVRQPLELTETTEKFDIYVTVIGGGVSGQAGAIRHGITRALMQYDESLRSPLRKAGYVTRDAREVERKKVGLRKARKRPQYSKR
- the rplM gene encoding 50S ribosomal protein L13, with the protein product MKTFTAKPETVKRDWFVVDAAGQTLGRLATEIASRLRGKHKPEYTPHVDTGDYIVVINAEQIRVTGAKSSDKIYYSHSGFPGGIKSINFEKLIDKAPERVIETAVKGMLPKNPLGRDMYRKLKVYAGAVHPHTAQQPQELKF
- a CDS encoding GlxA family transcriptional regulator, with product MASLRYSKQLGHGIKPAFEIRLVSPDGLPVNSFSDVMLPVDGGLESSDIIVLPAFWDDFDALCERYPQVLPWLRDQHAQGAVLCAEASGVFWLAASGLLDGKEATTYWRFFNEFSERFPKVLLNQDKHIIDADNLYCAGGSTSACDLYIYMIERFCGANVAQAVARDILYEVRRNYAPGRIGFGGQKLHQDMSILQIQQWLEEHFADKFRFEDVAREHGMSIRNFMRRFQSATGDKPLHYLQRLRIETAKGLLSATSKSIKTISYEVGYDDASFFARLFRQHTELSPNQYRQQYQQAA
- the zapE gene encoding cell division protein ZapE: MTPLERYQADLKRPDFFHDAAQENAVRHLQRLYDDLIAAQNNKPGLLGKLFGKKEPEVVKGLYFWGGVGRGKTYLVDTFFDALPFKQKMRTHFHRFMKRVHEEMKTLKGEKNPLTVIAKRFSEEARVICFDEFFVSDITDAMILGTLMEELFKNGVSLVATSNIVPDGLYKDGLQRARFLPAIALIKQHTDVVNVDSGVDYRLRHLEQAELFHYPLDEAAHQSLKASFKALTPDCAETVENDVLIIENREIRAVRTCDDVAWFNFRDLCDGPRSQNDYIELGKIFHAVLLSDVEQMSVTTDDIARRFINMVDEFYDRNVKLIISAEVELKDLYSGGRLNFEFQRTLSRLLEMQSHEFLSRAHKP
- a CDS encoding tryptophan--tRNA ligase, which gives rise to MTTRILTGITTTGTPHLGNYAGAIRPAVVASRQPGVDSFYFLADYHALIKCDDPLRIQRSRLEIAATWLAAGLDPERVTFYRQSDIPEIPELTWLLTCVSAKGLLNRAHAYKASVDKNVEAGEDPDAGVTMGLYSYPVLMAADILMFNAHKIPVGRDQIQHVEMARDIAQRFNHLFGNGKDFFALPEALIEESVATLPGLDGRKMSKSYDNTIPLFSSPKELKDAISRIVTDSRAPGEAKDPDNSHLFTLYQAFSTPAQSAAFRAELLDGLGWGEAKARLFSLLDAELSGPREIYQGLIARPADLEDILLAGAQKARRIATPFLESLREAVGLRSFRSAVQAADTGKKKAAKAARFVSFREDDGSFRFRLLAADGEQLLLSHAFPDGKAAGAVSKQLQQGGELDIRPESDRFSLWLDGVCVGESPVYADTAARDLAIENLKSALAPQQD